In Synechococcus sp. A18-25c, a single window of DNA contains:
- a CDS encoding thermonuclease family protein — MLLAGLAVVVITSCYDGDTCRTSTGERIRLACIDTPELNGSRAKPHQAKAARNYLRQLVVGRGVAIKRITTDRYGRSVAELFVNGTNVQQQLVSARHAVVLKQYAHQCPWALKACEQDHSCR, encoded by the coding sequence ATGTTGCTTGCCGGGCTCGCCGTGGTCGTGATCACCTCCTGTTACGACGGCGACACCTGTCGAACCAGCACTGGAGAGCGGATCCGTCTGGCATGCATCGACACACCAGAACTGAATGGATCACGGGCCAAACCACACCAAGCCAAAGCAGCACGCAACTACCTGCGCCAACTCGTGGTGGGACGCGGCGTTGCCATCAAGCGGATCACAACCGACCGCTATGGCCGCAGCGTGGCTGAACTGTTCGTGAATGGGACCAACGTGCAGCAACAGCTGGTGAGCGCACGCCATGCAGTGGTTCTCAAGCAGTATGCCCATCAGTGCCCCTGGGCTCTCAAAGCCTGTGAGCAAGATCACAGCTGCCGATGA
- a CDS encoding Nif11-like leader peptide family natural product precursor, protein MPEEQLKAFLEAVKADTSLQEKLKSSDNADAVVVIAKESGFSVSTDDFSKAQSALTDEELENLACGIWLSCICYDTA, encoded by the coding sequence ATGCCAGAAGAGCAGCTCAAAGCATTTCTCGAGGCCGTCAAGGCTGATACGAGCCTTCAAGAGAAACTCAAAAGCTCAGACAATGCGGACGCTGTCGTTGTAATTGCCAAGGAGTCAGGATTCAGCGTCTCCACGGACGATTTCAGCAAAGCGCAGTCAGCGCTGACAGACGAGGAACTTGAAAATCTCGCTTGTGGGATCTGGTTGTCCTGCATTTGTTACGACACCGCGTGA
- the argF gene encoding ornithine carbamoyltransferase, which produces MASATTSVAADLSTLSGRDFLSSADASAGQTAALLELAGQLKSGDRRIDLGNRVLGLIFTKASTRTRVSFQVAMARLGGQTVDLNPQVTQLGRGEPLEDTARVLSRFCDVLAVRTFAQQELADYAYWATIPVINALTDLEHPCQALADFLTMREAFGDLRGQTLTYVGDGNNVAHSLMLCGALLGVNVRIGCPEGFEPLPGVLEQARSLAVGGAQITVTSDPAEAARGAQALYTDVWASMGQEQEQAERERAFQGFCLNEELLAEADSRAIVLHCLPAHRGEEISAGVMEGPASRIFDQAENRLHAQQALLAALLGGL; this is translated from the coding sequence ATGGCGTCCGCCACCACCAGCGTTGCTGCCGACCTCTCCACTCTGAGCGGTCGCGACTTTCTGTCCTCAGCGGATGCCTCTGCTGGGCAGACCGCTGCGCTGTTGGAGCTGGCAGGTCAGCTCAAGTCGGGTGATCGACGCATCGATTTAGGCAATAGGGTGCTCGGCCTGATCTTCACCAAGGCCTCCACCCGCACGCGGGTGAGTTTCCAGGTGGCGATGGCCAGGCTGGGCGGCCAGACCGTGGATCTCAACCCCCAAGTCACCCAGCTGGGACGCGGTGAGCCATTGGAAGACACCGCCCGGGTGCTCAGCCGTTTTTGTGACGTGCTCGCCGTTCGCACCTTCGCTCAGCAGGAGCTGGCGGATTACGCGTACTGGGCCACGATTCCAGTGATCAATGCCCTCACCGACCTTGAGCATCCCTGCCAGGCCCTGGCGGACTTCCTCACCATGCGGGAAGCCTTCGGAGATTTGCGAGGTCAGACGCTCACCTATGTGGGTGATGGCAACAACGTGGCCCATTCGCTGATGCTCTGTGGCGCTTTGCTCGGTGTGAATGTGCGCATTGGCTGTCCGGAAGGGTTCGAGCCGTTACCAGGTGTGCTCGAGCAAGCTCGCTCCCTGGCGGTTGGCGGTGCACAGATCACGGTCACCAGTGATCCAGCGGAGGCTGCACGCGGTGCTCAGGCTCTCTACACCGATGTCTGGGCCTCGATGGGCCAGGAGCAGGAGCAGGCCGAACGGGAACGGGCGTTCCAGGGGTTCTGCCTCAATGAAGAGCTGTTGGCAGAAGCCGATTCACGGGCCATTGTTCTCCACTGCCTTCCGGCCCACCGCGGCGAAGAGATCAGTGCAGGTGTGATGGAAGGGCCTGCCAGCCGCATCTTCGATCAAGCCGAGAACCGGCTGCATGCCCAGCAGGCTTTGCTCGCTGCTTTGCTCGGTGGTTTGTAG
- a CDS encoding carboxylesterase yields MKSPASPDPFALSGGPVTVVLLHGFTGSPAELRLLARALNAGGFGVEAPLLAGHGTRLEDLMEIEPRQWLEQIDALVLRLRNQGQRVVVAGLSLGSILALQAGLRHPEVEAVMAYSPPIISGDPRALIAPLLARVFSSVARPAEDFVDPATAERIWTYGRWPSRCSVRVLGLIGATRRQLAELQQPLLVVASRKDRVITERGVEWLKRRTGSRRVDLHWLENSGHVITADAQWRLVADQTLTFLERL; encoded by the coding sequence GTGAAGAGCCCCGCTTCTCCGGATCCTTTCGCTTTGTCAGGAGGTCCAGTGACCGTGGTTTTGTTGCACGGATTCACTGGGTCGCCTGCTGAACTGCGCTTGCTCGCTCGAGCGCTGAATGCTGGGGGGTTTGGGGTGGAAGCGCCCTTGTTGGCCGGCCATGGCACCCGGCTTGAAGACTTGATGGAGATCGAACCCCGCCAATGGTTGGAGCAGATTGATGCTCTGGTGCTTCGTCTGCGCAATCAGGGCCAGAGGGTGGTAGTTGCTGGCCTTTCGTTGGGCTCCATCCTGGCTCTACAGGCAGGCCTGCGCCATCCTGAGGTTGAAGCGGTGATGGCTTATTCGCCTCCGATCATCAGTGGCGATCCGCGGGCGTTGATCGCGCCACTGTTGGCACGGGTGTTTTCTTCGGTGGCGCGTCCGGCCGAAGACTTTGTGGATCCAGCGACCGCTGAGCGCATCTGGACCTATGGGCGCTGGCCCAGTCGTTGCAGCGTGCGTGTGCTGGGATTGATCGGGGCGACGCGACGTCAGCTGGCGGAATTGCAGCAACCGCTGCTGGTGGTAGCCAGCCGCAAGGATCGCGTGATCACAGAGCGGGGGGTGGAATGGCTCAAGCGTCGTACGGGTTCTAGGCGTGTTGACCTTCACTGGCTTGAGAACAGCGGTCATGTGATTACGGCTGATGCGCAATGGCGGTTGGTGGCCGATCAGACGCTGACCTTTTTGGAACGCCTCTAA
- a CDS encoding potassium channel family protein, giving the protein MSRLPRDGGEPNGAAATQSSPEHAKPAILSSMGADAMRSEQRQQPGSHKLYAWLLSLCLLVMISFAFPKITWLGGLGYALIALLLTQLVMIRKRVITLHDRLYQGLGVLALVTQLLWLFTPLRWHNSGIPLVVSWSVLVGWSVVRLVQRLARETKVTASVLMGAAAGYLLLGLTAGLVMMGLETIQPGSFEPIELAASAYAVDASVLTSVAVFSQLNYFAFICLTTVGFGDIEPMLPMARMLSVSTGIAGPIYLAVVMGVLIGRYAATVERQEDDPTRRDLSR; this is encoded by the coding sequence GTGTCTCGGCTGCCACGCGATGGCGGAGAACCGAACGGAGCTGCCGCAACACAAAGCTCGCCAGAGCACGCAAAGCCCGCCATCCTCAGCTCGATGGGAGCAGACGCAATGCGATCGGAACAGCGACAGCAGCCAGGAAGCCACAAGCTCTACGCCTGGCTGCTGTCGCTGTGCTTGCTGGTGATGATCAGCTTTGCGTTCCCGAAAATCACCTGGTTGGGCGGTTTGGGCTACGCGCTGATCGCCCTGCTACTCACCCAGCTGGTCATGATTCGCAAACGGGTGATCACCCTGCACGACCGCCTGTATCAAGGGCTGGGTGTCTTAGCCCTCGTAACTCAACTGTTGTGGCTGTTCACCCCTTTGCGTTGGCACAACAGCGGCATTCCCCTAGTGGTGAGCTGGAGTGTGCTGGTGGGTTGGAGCGTGGTGCGTCTGGTGCAACGCCTGGCCAGGGAAACCAAGGTGACGGCAAGCGTGCTGATGGGAGCAGCTGCGGGGTATCTGTTGCTGGGTCTCACCGCTGGGCTGGTGATGATGGGCCTGGAGACCATCCAGCCAGGGAGTTTTGAGCCGATCGAACTGGCCGCTAGCGCCTACGCCGTTGATGCCAGCGTGCTGACGTCTGTGGCAGTGTTCTCTCAGCTCAATTACTTCGCCTTCATCTGTCTCACCACAGTGGGGTTTGGCGACATCGAGCCAATGCTGCCCATGGCCCGGATGCTGTCGGTGAGCACCGGCATTGCAGGTCCGATCTACCTGGCCGTGGTGATGGGAGTGCTGATCGGTCGTTACGCCGCAACGGTGGAACGCCAAGAGGACGATCCCACCCGCAGGGATCTGAGCCGTTGA
- a CDS encoding tellurite resistance TerB family protein: MDSLTAFAAIGFAAVSWDGHFTKAGTRAFRHALDYREPFCQMPDAEMIGLLDELLELRREVGSHDMMLRAAQCLTPAQRMTAYAMASEIMRSDGPFQRQERAFLDHLALMLEISGFEAQRIDAVFEIFHARLTLSSRLTMPVLDETMELGVETQPDPSVVH; encoded by the coding sequence ATGGACTCGTTAACTGCCTTTGCTGCAATCGGCTTCGCCGCCGTGTCCTGGGATGGGCACTTCACCAAAGCGGGAACGCGAGCGTTCAGACATGCACTCGACTACCGCGAGCCGTTCTGCCAAATGCCTGATGCAGAGATGATCGGGTTGCTCGATGAACTCCTGGAACTGCGTCGGGAGGTGGGCTCCCACGACATGATGTTGCGCGCAGCGCAATGCCTGACCCCTGCGCAACGGATGACGGCCTACGCCATGGCCTCTGAAATCATGCGATCCGATGGGCCGTTCCAACGCCAGGAGCGTGCCTTTCTCGATCACCTGGCGTTGATGCTGGAAATCTCAGGCTTTGAAGCACAGCGCATTGATGCAGTGTTTGAGATCTTTCATGCCCGGCTCACCTTGAGCAGCAGGCTGACCATGCCGGTTCTCGATGAAACCATGGAGCTGGGCGTGGAGACACAACCGGATCCGTCGGTCGTGCACTGA
- the ftsH gene encoding ATP-dependent zinc metalloprotease FtsH: MPIREDDNRPNRRFGIINLVLIGFGVLLLLSSFLPNQGMQQVPRVPYSLFIDQVNDGAVKRAYITQDQIRYELSDPEEGAPSVLATTPIFDMDLPQRLETKGVEFAAAPPKKPNIFTTILSWVVPPLIFILVLQFFARRSMGAGGAQGALNFTKSKAKVYVPDEQSRVTFADVAGVDEAKDELTEIVDFLKSSERYTEIGARIPKGVLLVGPPGTGKTLLSKAVAGEAGVPFFIISGSEFVELFVGAGAARVRDLFEQAKKNAPCIIFIDELDAIGKSRSGSMGVVGGNDEREQTLNQLLTEMDGFASKDKPVIVLAATNQPEVLDAALLRPGRFDRQVLVDRPDLSGRKTILGIYAKKVKLAEGVDLDRIAQATSGFAGADLANLVNEAALLAARAKRTKVEQEDLGEAIERVVAGLEKKSRVLQDDEKKVVAYHEVGHAIVGHLMPGGSKVAKISIVPRGMSALGYTLQLPTEERFLNSREDLQGQIATLLGGRSAEEIVFGKITTGASNDLQRATDIAEQMVGTYGMSDTLGPLAYDKQGGGQFLGGGNNPRRTVSDATAQAIDKEVRALVDNAHEQALAILRQNMALLETIAQKILEKEVIEGDELKDMLNASVLPEAVAA; this comes from the coding sequence ATGCCGATCCGCGAGGACGACAACCGCCCCAATCGCCGCTTTGGGATTATCAACCTGGTGTTGATCGGCTTCGGTGTGCTGCTGCTGCTCAGCAGTTTCCTTCCCAATCAGGGCATGCAGCAGGTGCCACGGGTGCCCTACTCCCTGTTCATCGATCAGGTGAACGATGGCGCTGTGAAGCGCGCTTACATCACCCAGGATCAGATCCGCTACGAGCTGTCAGATCCAGAAGAAGGGGCTCCTTCGGTGTTGGCCACCACGCCGATCTTCGACATGGATCTGCCGCAGCGCCTGGAGACCAAAGGCGTTGAGTTCGCTGCGGCTCCTCCCAAGAAGCCCAACATCTTCACGACCATCCTCAGCTGGGTGGTGCCGCCCCTGATCTTCATCCTGGTGCTGCAATTCTTTGCGCGGCGTTCCATGGGTGCCGGGGGCGCTCAGGGCGCTCTGAATTTCACCAAGAGCAAAGCCAAGGTGTACGTGCCCGATGAGCAGTCGCGGGTCACCTTTGCCGATGTGGCTGGTGTCGACGAGGCCAAAGACGAACTCACCGAGATCGTCGACTTCCTTAAGTCGTCAGAGCGTTATACCGAAATTGGTGCGCGTATTCCCAAAGGTGTGTTGCTGGTAGGCCCTCCTGGCACAGGTAAGACCCTTCTCTCCAAAGCGGTGGCAGGCGAAGCGGGTGTTCCCTTCTTCATCATCAGCGGCTCGGAATTCGTCGAGCTGTTCGTGGGTGCCGGTGCTGCTCGGGTGCGAGATCTGTTCGAGCAAGCCAAGAAAAATGCGCCTTGCATCATCTTCATCGACGAACTCGATGCGATCGGCAAGAGCCGTTCGGGTTCGATGGGTGTGGTCGGTGGTAACGATGAGCGTGAGCAGACGCTGAATCAGCTGCTCACCGAGATGGACGGCTTCGCCTCCAAAGACAAGCCGGTGATCGTGCTGGCGGCCACCAACCAGCCGGAAGTGCTGGATGCAGCACTACTGCGCCCCGGCCGTTTTGACCGTCAAGTGTTGGTGGACCGCCCGGACCTGTCGGGCCGTAAAACCATCCTCGGGATTTATGCCAAAAAGGTGAAGCTCGCCGAAGGAGTGGATCTTGATCGCATCGCCCAGGCCACCAGTGGTTTCGCCGGTGCCGATCTGGCCAATCTGGTGAATGAGGCGGCACTGCTCGCCGCCCGTGCCAAGCGCACCAAAGTGGAGCAGGAAGACCTCGGCGAAGCGATTGAACGTGTGGTTGCGGGTCTTGAGAAGAAGAGCCGCGTGTTGCAGGACGATGAGAAAAAGGTGGTGGCTTATCACGAGGTGGGACACGCCATCGTGGGTCACTTGATGCCCGGAGGCAGCAAGGTGGCCAAGATTTCGATCGTGCCCCGAGGCATGAGTGCCCTCGGCTACACCCTCCAATTGCCCACGGAAGAGCGCTTCCTCAATTCACGTGAAGACCTGCAGGGTCAGATCGCCACGTTGCTGGGAGGTCGATCTGCGGAGGAGATTGTGTTCGGCAAGATCACAACCGGAGCTTCCAACGACTTGCAGCGCGCCACCGACATCGCCGAGCAGATGGTGGGCACTTACGGCATGAGCGACACCCTGGGACCCCTCGCCTACGACAAGCAGGGTGGTGGCCAGTTCCTGGGTGGTGGCAACAACCCTCGGCGTACCGTGAGTGATGCCACGGCCCAGGCCATCGACAAGGAGGTTCGCGCGCTCGTTGACAACGCTCACGAGCAGGCCCTAGCAATCCTTCGCCAGAACATGGCCCTGCTGGAAACCATCGCTCAGAAGATCCTCGAGAAAGAGGTGATCGAGGGTGATGAGCTCAAGGACATGCTCAATGCCAGCGTTTTGCCTGAAGCCGTTGCGGCTTGA
- the lexA gene encoding transcriptional repressor LexA, with product MPVPSGSPEPLTTAQQELYDWLADYIGSHHHSPSIRQMMQAMGLRSPAPVQSRLRHLQQKGWITWQEGQARTLQLLGGITSGIPVLGAVAAGGLVEAFDDVQERLDLGPVLETRGLFALTVNGDSMVDAHIADGDVVLMEPVTDAGRLRQGTIVSALVPGSGTTLKHFHCDGVTVRLEAANPAYEPIELPADQVQVQGKLAAVWRQM from the coding sequence TTGCCGGTGCCTTCTGGATCTCCCGAGCCCCTCACGACTGCTCAGCAAGAGCTTTACGACTGGCTTGCTGATTACATCGGCAGTCATCACCACAGCCCCTCCATTCGCCAGATGATGCAGGCCATGGGGCTTCGTTCCCCTGCGCCGGTGCAAAGTCGTTTGCGTCACCTTCAGCAGAAGGGCTGGATCACTTGGCAGGAAGGTCAGGCCCGCACCCTTCAGCTTCTTGGCGGCATCACGTCAGGGATCCCCGTGCTTGGGGCCGTTGCCGCAGGTGGACTTGTTGAGGCTTTTGACGATGTTCAGGAGCGTCTTGACCTTGGACCGGTGCTCGAAACCCGCGGGCTCTTTGCCCTTACCGTAAATGGGGATTCCATGGTGGATGCTCACATCGCGGATGGGGATGTGGTGTTGATGGAGCCGGTGACAGATGCCGGGCGCCTCCGTCAGGGAACAATTGTGAGTGCTCTGGTCCCGGGGAGCGGCACCACCTTGAAGCATTTTCACTGTGATGGTGTGACTGTTCGTTTGGAGGCCGCCAACCCCGCTTATGAGCCGATTGAGCTGCCTGCTGATCAGGTGCAGGTGCAGGGCAAGCTGGCTGCCGTTTGGCGGCAGATGTGA